One window from the genome of Cricetulus griseus strain 17A/GY chromosome 2, alternate assembly CriGri-PICRH-1.0, whole genome shotgun sequence encodes:
- the Casp9 gene encoding caspase-9 (The RefSeq protein has 3 substitutions compared to this genomic sequence): MDEADRQLLRRCRVRLVSELQVAELWDALLSRELFSGDMIEDIQRAGSGSRRDQARQLVTHLETRGKQALPLFISCLEDTGQDTLASFLRSSRQAAKQDPEAAKPLDHLVPVVLGPMGIVSKEQKVVKLEPSKPALGNLTPVVLGPEGLWPATLRPEVLRPETPRPVDISSGGTYDVCAAEKIRSSADMAYILDADSCGYCLIINNVNFCPSSGLGTRTGSSVDCEKLQFRFRWLHFMVEVQNDLTAKKMVAALMEMAGRDHRALDCFVVVILSHGCQASHLQFPGAVYGTDGCSVSVEKIVNIFSGTGCPSLGGKPKLFFIQACGGEQKDHGFEVACTSSRGRDLDSDSEPDAVPYQEGPRPFDQLDAVSSLPTPSDILVSYSTFPGFVSWRDKKSGSWYIETLDGVLEQWAHSEDLQSLLLRVAHAVSEKGIYKQIPGCFNFLRKKLFFKT; this comes from the exons ATGGACGAAGCGGACCGGCAGCTCCTGCGGCGATGTCGGGTGCGCCTGGTGAGCGAGCTGCAGGTCGCCGAGCTCTGGGACGCTCTGCTGAGTCGAGAGCTCTTCTCGGGGGACATGATCGAGGACATCCAG AGGGCAGGCTCTGGGTCTCGGCGGGATCAAGCCAGGCAGCTGGTCACAGATCTTGAGACCCGAGGGAAGCAGGCCCTTCCTCTCTTCATCTCCTGCTTAGAGGACACAGGCCAAGACACCCTGGCTTCATTCTTGCGAAGTAGTCGGCAAGCAGCCAAGCAGGATCCAGAGGCTGCTAAACCCCTGGACCACCTGGTGCCTGTGGTCCTGGGACCAATGGGAATCGTATCAAAGGAGCAGAAAGTAGTGAAGTTGGAGCCATCGAAGCCTGCCCTGGGAAACCTCACCCCAGTGGTGCTGGGGCCGGAAGGGGTCTGGCCTGCTACGCTCAGACCAGAGGTTCTCAGACCAGAAACACCCAGGCCAGTGGACATCAGTTCTGGTGGTACCTATGATGTCT GTGCTGCAGAGAAGATCAGGAGTAGTGCAGATATG GCATACATCCTGGATGCAGACCCCTGTGGCTACTGCCTCATCATCAACAATGTGAACTTCTGTCCTTCCTCGGGGCTCGGCACACGCACTGGCTCCAGTGTGGACTGTGAGAAGCTTCAGTTCCGCTTCCGCTGGCTGCACTTCATGGTGGAAGTGCAGAATGACCTGACTGCCAAG AAAATGGTCGCGGCTTTGATGGAGATGGCAGGGCGGGACCACCGTGCCCTGGACTGCTTTGTGGTGGTCATTCTTTCTCATGGCTGCCAG GCCAGCCACCTGCAGTTCCCAGGTGCCGTCTATGGCACAGATGGATGCTCCGTGTCGGTCGAGAAGATTGTGAACATCTTCAGTGGGACTGGCTGTCCTAGCCTGGGAGGGAAGCCAAAGCTGTTCTTCATCCAGGCCTGTGGTGGCG AGCAGAAAGACCATGGCTTTGAGGTGGCCTGCACTTCCTCTCGAGGCAGGGACTTAGACAGTGACTCTGAGCCAGATGCTGTCCCATACCAGGAAGGCCCAAGGCCCTTTGACCAGCTGGATGCCGTGTCAAGTTTGCCCACCCCCAGCGACATCCTTGTATCCTATTCCACCTTCCCAG GTTTTGTCTCCTGGAGAGACAAGAAGAGCGGCTCCTGGTACATAGAGACCTTGGATGGTGTCCTGGAGCAGTGGGCTCACTCTGAAGACCTGCAGTCCCTCCTTCTCAGG